One Labrus mixtus chromosome 12, fLabMix1.1, whole genome shotgun sequence DNA segment encodes these proteins:
- the lft1 gene encoding lefty1: MDLLRACVLFAALFGLAEAFTHEDMKDALLQKLGLDEVPRIHKRDLENLVIPAHIRNKYLSMLKMHHSRRRRSLPSLAGILRGIPGNADISGEYVYSDTTRHRMVFDMEARIPDNSEVTMAELKLYQRASFHTRFAMERKNHRPVNNARVSIYWVEVLPNGSNRTSLVDSRLIPIHETGWKSFDVTQAVHYWSKSQQKTPMHLEVWIEGERPGSYAAEMAKSVRFTTQEQTDNTLGKPELILYTLNLEEYGSRGDCDVNRNKDTCCREQYFVNFRALTWTQYWIIEPAGYQAFRCTGGCKQPKRNYGYGERRCTVSESAPLPIMYLVKKGDYTEIEVAEFPNMIVERCACTMDNVSIV; encoded by the exons ATGGATTTACTCCGCGCTTGTGTTCTTTTCGCCGCTCTCTTCGGGCTTGCCGAAGCTTTTACGCATGAGGATATGAAGGACGCATTGCTGCAGAAACTTGGGTTGGATGAAGTTCCTAGAATCCATAAGAGGGATTTGGAGAATCTTGTTATTCCGGCGCATATCAGAAACAAGTACTTGTCAATGCTGAAGATGCACCACAGCAGGAGACGGAGATCTCTGCCCAGTCTCGCGGGCATCCTGAGGGGAATCCCTGGCAATGCAG ATATATCCGGGGAGTATGTGTATTCTGACACAACGAGGCATCGCATGGTGTTCGACATGGAGGCGAGGATCCCCGATAACAGCGAAGTGACCATGGCGGAGCTGAAGCTCTACCAGCGGGCTTCCTTCCACACACGCTTTGCCATGGAGAGGAAGAACCACAGACCCGTGAACAACGCCCGCGTCAGTATCTACTGGGTGGAGGTGCTGCCAAATGGATCCAACCGGACGTCGCTGGTAGATTCTCG GTTGATCCCCATTCACGAGACCGGCTGGAAGAGCTTTGATGTGACGCAGGCGGTGCACTATTGGTCCAAGAGCCAACAGAAGACACCTATGCACCTGGAGGTGTGGATCGAGGGCGAGAGACCTGGCAGCTACGCGGCAGAGATGGCCAAGAGTGTGCGCTTTACCACCCAGGAGCAGACTGACAACACCTTGGGAAAGCCCGAGCTCATCCTCTACACACTCAACCTCGAAGAATACGG ttCTCGTGGCGACTGTGACGTCAACCGAAACAAAGacacctgctgcagagagcagTACTTTGTCAACTTCCGAGCCCTCACGTGGACTCAGTACTGGATCATCGAGCCTGCGGGGTACCAAGCCTTCAGGTGCACTGGAGGCTGCAAGCAGCCAAAACGCAACTACGGCTACGGAGAGAGGCGGTGTACGGTGTCCGAGAGCGCGCCTTTACCAATCATGTACCTGGTGAAGAAGGGGGACTACACCGAGATAGAAGTGGCTGAGTTCCCCAATATGATAGTAGAGAGGTGCGCGTGCACGATGGACAATGTCTCTATAGTATGA